The Clavelina lepadiformis chromosome 3, kaClaLepa1.1, whole genome shotgun sequence region GAACACTAACAGCAACTGGCAAGTATACTTGTTCCTATAAAAAGTTAACATAACTTAACTTACGAATGTGCGctgaaattataatttaatgaAAGGAGTCCAGAACACTCCCATGTAAATCCGGGGCGGACGACTGATTATAAAGCACATTGAAGCAGTCACTACTGAAGTCCAAAATGTTATACATTTTTCAGTGGTGGGAAGTCGGTACTTCGAAACTACCGACTACCATATTCTGTATTAATATACATTTTAGAATTACCGGTAGTTTTTGTATATCGTATCCTGTTGTAACTTGTAAgtacaaattttgcagttgttaTGGTCCCGCCAAACGTTACTCCAGGTCAGAACATATGTGAATTCACTCCTTACGATTTTATTGGGCTTTTGTAGCCTAAGTTagataaacaaaaagcaagtacTAAAATTTGCATTGAAGTTTAATTATAATgaacttttgaaaaacattcTTCTCAAAACCTTGAAGTCATCACTTAAATCGTTATCACATCAAGTACCCATTACCACTATCACGTGTTTGTAACGGTCTCCATAAAATCAGtatattgtattttgtactgcTTTTATACCAAAAAAAGTTTCTAATCTAGAGAATTTTAGCTATCAACACTAAAAAGTGTGAAACCTGCATAATTTCTGTAATTTATAAGCAGAACTGCGTACGCATTTGCCATCCAACATAGCCTACTCGTAATTTGTGGTAATTTTTGAGAAATAGGCATTGTGACTAAGTTCAGGTTGCAACATCTTTGTACAATAGTCATTACTGTGCTGAATTGTATGGCCTAATGCGTTATAAAATCCACAGTAGAACGTGTGGCAAATACTGTACACACAAGAGATTCGTCAAGGTGTacgccaaacttttttatcccGAAATACGTAATGTTTCCATCCACTTTCGCTGTAGTAAAGATCGAAAGACTTCATTTGTAACGAAAAGGCTCGACTTGACTTGGACTTGCGCTTTTTGAGAActtgatattattttgttaGCAAATAACATGTGCCGAAGCACAGGAAGAACTTAACGTGGAGCGACGTTTCAAAAGAACGTCTGCGTGCCTCCTTGTGTGAAAGAAGACTAAATTGAAATACAAACTGTGAAATGTGAAGAACACAATGACTTTTTTGGCCAATGGAAGAGGTCTCTTGTCGCTACCTAGCTAACAGGGTGGTGAATGCTACACCACCACTGGGCCATAGATATTATCACATTACAATATTACATAATGCAATGTATTATTATCGATACTTTGGCCAACAACGATTTCAACCCACCACTCCACTCTTTGTTAACGCATAATCGCCTCCGACTAGACGTTTTATCCCACTTGACCGACCCAACCTTACACCAAACGATTTTCAGTTTTGTTCAGTATGGCTTGTCACAGTGCTTTGATGCTTTGCTTTGTCTAGCTCTCTTAGtacacctgatgaagcaagcttatgtttgcgaaagctcgtaTAACCTagaaagattttaaaataaaatttaaccctGGATTACCattgtagcggcctgggtggcatttttaataccattacattatttcttggaaaagtgttttctagttattgattgaagtttatttacttgttttttgataacacttcaactgtcatttgatatttggaaacttggtctgaataacttcgtgtgaaaactccttttcgtacgttcccaggttgtttccaGCTCCTTtgctgataagaaatctttattcGAAATGCCCTCTTCTTAACTTTATACTGATTATTATCTATGTGTCAGCTTTAACTCCATGTATCTCCCATTGCCAACACATCGTTTTCCTCGCTGCAAATTTGCTGAAATGCTTCGTTCTTCTTGTCCAACATTTTCACTCCCATCgcttcacgttttataagctcgcacttctaccagcgagcaGAGGCACATACAGAAAATCATTGAAATGAACAGGTGAGCTGTTGACGCTAGTCATGGTGAtttgcaactcaatagacaCCTTATAAGCAGTGGTATTACCATGTTCTTggttatgcgtaatattgtgaaagtgtacagcacctacaataaaaaccttttcttgtaaactatttctgttgtaatattaaaacctttcggctgacaaaaggtgagagtattctaaccgcacgcaacaatagagtcagataaacCAACAGGAGTTAAGATACTCCTAAATCAATTTAACATAAGATAAATTAAGCCTCTGCACTATCTTAATTCCTGTTTTTCTTTGCTGTGAATGGCGTAGACACTGGGAATAAAAACACTAGATGCCCGACTAAATTACGTTGCTAGGGAAAAAAGTAAAGCAAGTATGCGATTGACGAAAGGAGCGAAACTGCATGGTCGTAAATGGGCGCAAGTGTAAGTTACGGTGGTCGGAAGATTCAACCAACAGAcaattcaaccccggacgattcaacccaggacggtTCAACCCAGGACCTTTCAACCTAAAACGGTTCAACCCAAggatgattcaacccacggacgattcaactcactgatgattcaacccacggacgattcaacccgccgACGATTGAACCTACGGACCATTCAatccaggacgattcaacccacggtcGATTCAACCTACGGACCTTTAAACACACGGACGATTTAACCCgtttacaaaaacgtctacGCAGTTTGTTATCAGGCGTTTGTTATAGTACTCTATAACAGAATTGAAATACTTTCATCAGCCCATACAGGCTACCCGCCTAGTCTACTGTGACAGAATACAATGAACACCCAGTACATCTTGGATAGCCTAGCCATACTAGATTATGCAATGCCAGTACAGCAATATAATGCACCTATACCACTGGTTACAAGTCTATACTGCCACAAGAATCCTCTGTTCGTCAGGCAGTTGATtcatccgtgggttgaatcgtcggtgggttgaatggtcctgggttgaatcgtccgcggttGAATCGTCTATggcaggggcgggcaacttcttcggtcggcgggcctgatatgagaaaatgaagtacttggcgggccggattgctgaatagattggaacgcagctttgtcttattaatgttcatggtcgaaaatgtttactcataaatgtatgtagacccgaacagaacaagtagattcatggccatctttctcaggttggcaaacttggacttattcagtgacgcaatacagggattaccacattatcatgtaagaccggaaactgtctgcgggccgctcaaaatcccgtcgcgggccggatccggcccgcgggccgtatgttgcccacccctggtctatgGGGATGATGGTGGTGTGTTTGCTTTTAGGCTGGCCTGAGGCCGAGACTAATAGTCTTACTGTTTGACTCCGAgataattgtctttgactcagttgcgtttactgtctctataatgtttcttcaaatcaacaccaacttcatagagtctaattgttatattgtccgaataggttgtatcgaattagatATTATTACACCATCTTTCCAAATTTAAACCAAACTATAACTTGAATTCAataatgattccaattccgaaTGATTCAGCAATacttcaattcagcagaacaGAAGAATTAGCTAAACGACCAAAAGACAAGAGTTTCgaagagagcgatttaaaccAAACATTAGCTTTTATACTCCCGTATTTTAACCAATGAGCGAATGCCAAATTAGCCATACAATGACACGTATCTACTTGTCTATGTTACATTCTAagcttttatcacaaagaattcaaatcgatttacatcgggtacagaaaaccacttgacacacttaactacGTCACATGTCGATTTGGAACTACTTGAATAAGGATTACTAGGAAgcatacattttaattttgtttagaGTTTGACtggaaaacacaaaaattgcttaacaaatgccaattatagaaCTTGTTATAATTTGTTATCACGATCGCCACACGTCCATGGGTTGAATCATCCGTGGGTTTAAAGGTCcgtaggttgaatcgtccgttgTTTGAAAAGTCCGTGGTTTAAAATGTCCGTGGGTTggaaggtccgtgggttgaatcattcgtgggttgaatcgaccgtGGGTtaaatcgtcctgggttgaatggtcctgggttgaatcgtccgcgggttgaatcgacctagaACCGTAAGTTTCAAATGATTGCCtgttttacagtatttttcGTGGAGtaaaagcaattttcttttgcaaaacaaagtgaaaataaCATATTTAATGCTTTATGGTGTGCTTTTTGATATATTTAGTGTCTAAATATGGGTGAATACGGCGATAGCCTGGAGCGCAGTACGCAGCAGTATAAGCAGCAAGGACTTtaaataaaacgacaaattaGTACGTTCGGTTtgcataattttgttttggttacTTGTCGTTTTCTATTAACTCTTTCCGCTTTAGACGTAGAATAATGCAAAATTGTAGCATagaaattttcattgttttaccaaaaaattcTATTTGGACAAGTTGATttctaattttaattaattacgAGACCAATTAGCATTAGCTAATAGACTATAtcggggtgggcaaacttgcgCAATGCAAAAGCGGATGAGATTCAGATAACCACAGATGGTGTTAATGCAAATAGGCCTATTGTAAACCAGTTTTTCTTAATTACATTGTACCGCTTGCGCAGCAGTATAGGTCTTGCATAGTAATGTTGTTATACTATCCACATAGCCTGATAGGCAACCATTTTTGCCTCACATGCCAAGCTTGCCGATAAATGCTGGCCAAGCCTTTTCGTTACTAAACAAACTTCCTGACCTTCATCGGTCAATAAAATTTTCCAGTAAAACTGTGGCCAAACAGGATGTCAGTACACGATGAGGCTTCATCCGACTCTGAAGAGCCTTTTTCTTATCTTATTAGTATCTTAACTTATGAGGGTGTCTTCATTTAATTCACCTGTTGAATTATATCTGACTATTGTTGCGTGCAGTTAGAGTAGGCTACTCTAACCTTTAGTCAGCCGAAAAGTTTTAATATcacaacagaaatattttaaaagaaaaggtTTTCATTGTGGGTACTGTATACTTTCTctatattacaaataaccaagaacataagtAATACTGTACTAGTgcttataaaatgtttaatacatgTTGATTTCACTGATTCACGCAGTTAACGCTCTATCTCGATGATTCACTCGACTAAATCtgctcgctggtagaagtgcgagccAATATAACGTGAAAGCCAtgggagttaaaatgttcgacaagAAAGGCGTTGCGAGTCGTTGCAGCTGTAACggatgatgtaatggtattaaaaataccaCCTATATAGGCCGCTACAAATTCAAATAAAGTTGTGTGTTTTTCTCGGAAAGCACAGCTAACTAATTTCTTCACATAAGCATGTTGGCAAATGaataaaaactgataaaactttatttgcaaactGATAAACGTAACGTAAAATAAGGTACGGAACAAAGTTAAAAACGAAAGGATATTTAAAGAAAAGCAATCAACGaaggaatgtaaattaaggaGGAAAACGAGAAATTAAAGGAAAATATCCAAAGCGTCGCGCTTGCCGccataaaacaatgaaaactttcacttgtttgtgttattctacgtttaaagcgaaaaagagtaaAAAACGAAAAGctaacaaaaaacaactaaacaaACGTGTTCGCGGTACACCTaagaatctgtggcggcacacagtttgggaatcactgcttTAACGTCTGTCTAACTTAGCCTATTCCGCAGACTCCGGTCCAGGCTATCGCTGCATTCACCCAtattctaaaacaaaatatatgaaaaacCACACCATCCTGCTTTACtttcactttgttttaaaaaagaaaactacTTTAACTCCACAAAAAGTGCTGTACAGCAGACAATCTTTTGAAACTTTCACTTACGTCCATGCAGTTTCACGCCTTTCTGTAGATTGCATGCTAGCTTCACCTTAGATTGCCAAGTCGGGCATCTACAGCAGTGATTCTCAACCGCGGCTCTCGCTAACTTAGCGAAAAATTAATTAGTTGTACCAGAATTGCAACAAAGGAAGTAAAAGAAATCAAGAATTAGTGAATTGTCTCAGCAAGGATCCCATGTACGAAGTACTAATGTTACCAGGGTACTACCGTCCTACtgtgtaaaattattttgtggtttgtgacgtcatttttcaCGCGGCTCCTTGCAAACcttaagtttgaaatttggctCTGGCactaaaaaggttgagaatcACTGGTCTACAATATCTATATTTCCGTGATGATTATATTTTTGATGTCTATAATGAGAGGTGTTCAGACACGCTTGAATGATTATTTGAGTTTGATTGATCTGTAGAAGCGTTGCGTAGATACGTAGGAACGCGGTGATTACAGCAGGCAGAAGTCTTACGAAACTATTGTATGAATTGTAATCAGGGCCGGCCATAGGCCAATCCGAGCGAACGACTGCGTTGGGCTTCGTGATACCTACGATACTagcaacaaagcaaaaataacaatttagtttttcttatttcgcacaaatcaattttatttcacaagTTATTCTCAAAAAAGAATGTTTGGTGAAAAACATATCACGAAGCAAGCTCTGATGGgagctgatttgcaaagagtCGATATTTGGTATAcgttattataattattacatTATCGTATTCAAAATCAGCAAAAGTTTTGAATTAATAGAAAATGAATTATGACGCAATTATTCCCCGTTACTCGATCCTCATatgggagtgcaaaagtaaaggaGTCAATCCAGTCTTTCTCTAGTCAATATCTAGGTTGAAACTTAAGGATATAACTATAAATTTAGTCTATCTAaacaaagtgactatttcaccaatGTCCATTTACCAGCAGATTTTCGCTGACAAGAGAGTTTCCTCATTTAAACAACTTACCCCAAATTGTTTGAATGTGGAAAATCTCTTGTTTTGAACGAGAAAGAAAGGATTCTGGGGTCATATTGGTTAGCAATTGAACTCATATTGCAGAGGTTTAAGATTCTAGTCCTGCCAATGTTCCATAAATTTGCCCACCCCAGGGCAACTCGTCAATCAGATAACTCAACAGTGTAACTTGTAGGCACAGTATGCTTTTTTTTGTCTATTAAGTTTTTTATAATAGTTAATTAATGCTGTAATGACATACTAAATAATTGTCATTGCACAATTAGCTGATTGTGCGTTACTCATTGATGCCACAATGCAACTTCACTGATTAACTGGTTTGAATAGCTCAAACATAAAAGCTGAACAGTAGCACTATTAAGGACAAAATAATGTATTCAATAACGCTGTCTAATATATTGTGTGAATATGAAAACAGAGTTTAGGCTACTTTTGCTCATTGAATTGCTTCACTATATTTTTAGTCATTTTGCCATACTTATCATACTTCATTACTATTAGtgtaaatacagtatttaAGTATTTTAATACAGTATTTAAAGTGGATGCATTCAGCTTTGCATTACTTTCTTGTATTTAATATGTAGGATATGTAATATGCACTTCACTTGACTGCTGAGTATATAATTACCAATACTGTTTTGCACTTCGTATAATTTCTGTGAAAGTATATCAGTGCATAGTGAAGAAAGTATGCATCGCGCATACCAACCTATCCTTCCAAGTCATAATAGGCTGCTCCAGAAGAAATGGGATAACACTTACTATACGGAACATCGAAGAAAGGTAAATAccaataatattaataaaaccaACTAATATTAGTATGGACCATTCACTTGCATTTTGAGGATGATGATATTCTAGGAGTGcagtttttattgtaaagcaaATAAGTGAAGCATTTTAGTAAATACAGGAATTGAACCAAATGCTGTAGGAATGTAAATAGGGTTACCAATTTATGCCTTTTTCTAAGATTTATGCTTATTTTCgagttattttgaaaatatttttcatctaTTTTTTCACTCTGATTGAGGAGTGAAAAGCTACCATAacagtattttttgttttgaaagcaACTAATACTTTTTATTATAAGTAAAAGAAGCCTCTTTGTaagcttttaaatcaaaactgTGGCAGTTTGAAACCAAAGAATTTTGCAAGAAGCATTGCCAAAAAGCTTGCAATATGGAACATTTTATGAGTGGGAGCTACTACATCATTGCACAATAGTGTGCTTATTGTTTAGTATACGCAGATGATAACCTCAAGTATAACAGTATGTCTTTTGTTAGCGTAGGAAATTAATTATGAGACCTGATGCTGTAAGAATAGCTTCAAATCCATGTATGTTTGAATCAAACAAGTAACATTCATTCAACAAACATTCGAGTAGTGTTTCCAATTAgaggcaaaattttttaaacccATGTTTCGAGGATATGAGAGAAGAAGCCTGGGAAATTAATAATGGATTCAACATAACTTTGAATGTGCTACTAATATTCAGTGGAATCCTTCTCACGggttataaattaattttgtacaattgGCACACTGGCTTCGAACCTAAGTGTGCACACAACCCGCATCTTTGAAAACATTGTGTCATATATAACAGTGTGAATAGTCATTTTTAAAGTCAATGTAGCTGACATGATTAAAATACATAATTGCTAGTCTAGCATTAATATATGACGAAAAcacttcaaacaaacaaacacgtGTTTCTCACTCATGTTAGTTGCATAGGGATTTTCTCAAAATAGCTTTCTATTGTAATGGCATGGTGCCTTTGGTAAAGTGTTTGAAACCTGTTTCACAGTCGTACATTCCATTGTTCCTTCATACGCTCATGCCCAGCTCTGGCTGTTAGTAAATTAGTATGTCTGGCTGCAACCATGGTATCTATATGAACTTAATATTACTGGCTGGCCAAGTTTATActtgaaaaagtaattttgtaCTAAATTTCTGTGTAAAAAGTGATTTTGCAGGTGTTTAGGATTATAGCACAGAATACGGGAATACTTGGTGCAATTGCACTGTCTTACTCAATGTTCTACAAATTTTTTGAAGGTGCAATCGGTAAAGTCAGTAGTTGATACCAGAGCTCCACAAACATATGTGCACATGCAtttaaagttgaaaaagcTTCAGCTTGAAGAAGAAAAGATGAGTACAATTGAACGAGATAATCGCatacttttggaaaaaatgaGCTTAATCATGAGAACACGTGGACGAGTAGAAAATCGCAATGATTATGAGTATAAAAGGTAAGGTATGTATGTTTGTGCTGAAGTTAGTTTGATTGCCCCTGGAAGGTGATGTGGATGGGTGCATAATACAGTATAACcaattttttaacaacttaAAAGGAGTTGATCTTTTTCCTCACAGAAATACCcacaaaactgaaaactttttcggagaacttaacttaaatcattaatttgtcaaaaaaaatcaTGCGTGTAAaagtaaattgaaaaatttaaacttagcaaaagtaaaagtttaaagcagACAG contains the following coding sequences:
- the LOC143449974 gene encoding sperm axonemal maintenance protein CFAP97D1-like; protein product: MHRAYQPILPSHNRLLQKKWDNTYYTEHRRKVQSVKSVVDTRAPQTYVHMHLKLKKLQLEEEKMSTIERDNRILLEKMSLIMRTRGRVENRNDYEYKSLNREKRQRELLRVTRENQHILNRITLREPEYNHQKWECEWKSAEKLMDNIGRYPKNWWKVVEKQRKQKQKRESYSAPMAMKQDTDEDKQV